CGACCATCACGTTGAAGAGGATGTCCGTCTGGCCCGGCGCGGTTATGAAAAACGGCAGGTGTTCGATCGCCACCGGGTGAATTTTATCGTCCATCTATCCCCCACTCCCAAGATATGGATCCTGGGTGACGCTGCTGCTGCGGGCCATCCGACCATCGAACGGCCAGTCGTTCGCAAGGGCGGGCGTGTCTTCGCCCGACCCGTTTCCGGCCGCCAAGGTGAACTATTCCAAAGAGTGGCCCCGCTTCCCAAGAGCGTTACGCCTGCCGGAATGATGTTACTTGTTTTCCGGGCGTTGGAAAGTGGCGACGCAAATTCGTCGACGGATGGCGGCGCATCCGGACCCAGCCGGCGCAGGTGCCGCACGGACGTTTGGTGCGCGACGTCCGGCCCATCGTGTCAGTTCGGATTCTCAGCCGGGCGCCGGCGAGAGCGCCATGGCTCTTGTCTATGACATGGCCCGGCTCGTCATAGGAATAGGACCGGCCGCCTGGGTGGTCCTATCAGCAGCATCGATATCCTCGCCAGAATAGGCATCAGCAGAGAAGGCAGTCTTGCCGCCTTCGAAGATGCGGGTCCGGTAGCCGAGTTGGAGTTGCCATTGCGGCCCTCGATCCTCTCCTTGTCCGAATAGGCGGCCGCGACCGTCAGGCTCAGGCCTGATGGCTGGTGCATCGAGCGATCGATCGGGACTGATTGTCGGCGGGCTGGGAATAGGCCAACGCGCCGGAAACCTCGAAGTCCCCAAGCGTCTGCCGATAGCGCGCGGCAATAGCCGTGGTGGGCACGACCTGCGTACCGACCGAGGAGGCGAGGCTAAAGCCGTAGAATTGCGGCGTGTCATAGCGGACGCGCGGCTTGCGGCTCGGCGGGCTCTCGGCACGGGATGTTTTGTCGCGACGTTCTGGGGTCGAAGGTAATTTTCGCGGCGCCGACTCTCGTGCTATCGCTGCCGGCAGGGGGAAACCGCATTGAAGCTCCGCTTGCGCCAAGGATTGTCGGCTGAGGTGACGCTGTTCGTCGCCTTCATGCTCGTCATCCAGCTCCTGTTCAGCGGGCTTTCTCTCGGCGCCAGGGCGGCCACGCTCGATTCCGGCGCGCTCAGCCACGTCCTCTGCACCAGCGAGGGTCGCACGGTCGCGGCCGGCTCCTCGACCGATGACGCGCCCATCGCCCACGCCATCGATTGCTGCACCTTCGGCTGCAGCATGGTCGGCGGCGCCGTGCCGACGGCGCCGGACGAAAGCGCCGCGCTGACCAACCGGCTGCGCTTCGTGACCAAGCCCGCGCCGGCATCGCCCCGGCTGGTCGCGCATGTCGAACGCAAACCGCAAAATCCAAGGGCGCCTCCCGGGCAGGTCTGACCTGTTTCCGGCTCGCTGAGCCGGCTCATCCGATCCTTTCCACCCTTTCGGGTGGACCTGCCCTTCTTGGAGTGAACCCATGTTTGTTCACCGTTTCTCGACGCGCCTTTCGACCCTGGTTTCCGCCGCGGCGCTGGTCGCGCTCGGCGCTTCCGCCGCATCCGCCCACATCACACTGGAAACCCAGCAGGCGCCGGTCGCCTCGACCTACAAGGCCGTATTCCGCGTCGGCCATGGCTGCGAAGGCAAGCCGACGATCAAGGTCCGCGTCCGGATCCCGGACGGCGTCATCGCCGTCAAGCCGCAGCCCAAGGCGGGCTGGGCGATCGAGAAGGTCAAGGGCTCCTATGACAAGGCCTATGACTATTACGGCACGCCGACGACGGAGGGCGTGAAGGAGATCGTCTGGAGCGGCGGCAGCCTGCCGGATGACGAATATGACGAGTTCGTCCTGCGCGCCTATCTGACTGGCGATCTGAAGGCCGATACGACGCTCTACTTCCCGGTCGTCCAGGAATGCCCGGACGGCGCGGTCGAGCGCTGGATCGAGATCCCCGCCCCCGGCAAGAGCGCCGACGACTATGAGCAGCCGGCGCCCGGCGTGACGCTGTTGCCGAAGAAATAAAGCGCGTTTCCGCAAGATAGAGGAATCGCGATTTCCTACGCGGATCCGGCGCGTCCATGCGGGCGTGCCGGATCCGTCGCATGGGATCGCCGGACAGGAGCGGGACGATGGTCACCATCGCGACCGGATGGACACGCGTTTTGCTGGCGGCGCTGGTGCTGGTGGCGGGCCTGCTGGCGGCCGGGGAGGCCCTGGCGCATGCCTCCCTGATCCGCGCCAGCCCGATAGATGGCTCGGTCGTGGCGACGGCGCCGCCGGCCTTTTCGCTCACCTTCAGCGAGCCCACCTCGCCGCTTTCCCTCAAACTGGTTCGTCCGGATGGCTCGACCGTCGCGCTCGATGGGTTCACGTTGCGGGACGCGACCGTCGATATCCCGGCGCCGGCCGGGCTTGGCAACGGCACCCATGTTCTGAGCTGGCGCGTCGTCTCGGAGGATGGCCACCCGATCGGCGGCTCCGCCGTGTTCTCGATCGGCGCGCCGAGCGCGGGGGGATCGAAGGCCGCCGTCGAGGCCATCGACGTACCGGTTCGTGGCGCGGTCTGGCTTGGTAAGCTCGTCACCTATGCGGGCCTCTACCTCGGCGTCGGCGGCGCGTTCTTCGTCAGCCTTGCCGGCGGCGGGGGCCGATCGCGCCGGTTCTGCGCCGGATGGATTTTGGCGGGCCTCGTCGCGGTGCCGCTTTCGCTGGGTTTCCAGGGGCTGGATGCGCTCGGCCCTCCGATCGGCAGCATCCTGCAGCCGGTCGTCTGGAAGACCGGGTTCGGCACCAGCCTGGGCACGCTCGCCTGCCTGGCGCTGGCCGCGCTGATCGCAGCCTTCGCCGCCCTTTTTACGGGTGGTGTATTGGCGAAGATCCTGTCGTTCGCCGCGCTCGCGCTCACCGGCGTCGCGCTGGCCTCCAGCGGGCATGCCAGCGCCGCCCATCCGGGCTGGCTGACGCGGCCGGCGGTGTTCCTGCATGGCGTGGGCATCGCGTTCTGGGCCGGGGCGCTGTTTCCGCTTGCACTGGCGCTGGCATCGCCGGCGCCCGAAGCAGCGACGGCGCTCCGCCGGTTTTCGAAGCTCGCGCCCTGGTTCGTCCTGCCGCTGGTCGGCGCCGGGCTGCTGCTGGCGCTGGTGCAGGTGCGGGTGCCGGAGGCGCTCTGGACCACCAACTATGGCCTCGTTCTCCTCGCCAAGCTCGCCTTGCTGATCCCGCTGTTTGGGCTGGCCCTGTTCAATCGCCTGCGCCTGACGGAGCCCGCCGGCAAGGGGGACGCGCGGGCGATCGCGCAGCTGCGCCGGTCGATCGCCGCCGAGTTGCTGCTGGTCGTCGTGATCTTCGCGGTCGCCGCGCTCTGGCGCTTCACGCCGCCGCCGCGCGCGCTGGCGGAGGCGGCTGCCGCGCCGGCCGCGATCCATATCCATGCCGCCCAGGCGATGGCCGATCTGGAAATCGCGCCGGGCCGCGCCGGCGTCACCAGCGCCACCATTTCCGTCATGACGGGCGATTTCGGCCCACTCGACGCCCAGGGCGTGACGCTGGTGCTGTCCAATCCGGATGCCGGCATCGAGGCGATCCGTCGCGAGGCGAAGAAGCCCGGCGACGGAACCTGGCGCATCGACGACCTGACCCTGCCGGTCGCCGGCCGCTGGCATGCGCGGATCGATATCCTCGTCTCCGACTTCGAACTGGTGAAGCTCGAGGACGTCATCGAGATCCGCCCCTGAAGAGGGGCGGTGCTGCCTCAGCGAACCGAGGAGAAGGCGGTCGGCTGCAGGAACGAGCTCGCGACATTGGCGACGATCAGGCCGTCCTTTTCGCTGTCGGCGCGGGCGGCGATCCATTCCGGGTCGGCCATGAAGGCGTTCCAGCGCGCCTCGCGGTCGGCCAGGCTGTCCCAGGCGATCATGTAGGTCAGGTCGTTGTTGGCCGGACCGATCAGCGTCGTCCAGAATCCGGCCTGCCGGATGCCGTGCTTTTCCCAGATCCGCAGCGTGTGGTTCTGAAACCGGTTCTGAAGGGCGGCCATGCGGCCGGGCAGGCAGGAATAGACTCGCAGTTCATAGATCATTCGCGTCTCGACCGGTTGGGTTGGCGTTGTCTTGTGGGGCGGAAGGCGGTTGTCCGAAGACAAGCCTGTTCGCTCGGCCAAGGCAAGGGCGGTTTGCCGATCCGGGCTCGCGCGCTGTTGTATACCCCACTTTATCATAGTCATTCTAAAGTGAGATGACGCGACGTAAATGTGCTAGACTGACCCTGCGGCGGGCGCCTTGATCCCGTCATGAGGCCAAAACGTCGCCGCGCGAAGCCGTCTGGTTGCGATTCCGGCGATTGTTGGGAGGTTTCCATGATCTTTCGGCGCTGTGCAGCGTGGCTCGGTGCCGGTGCGATCCTCGTCCTGCTGCCGGTGGCGGCGCTGGCGGATGGCGAACCGGCCCTGGGTGAAAAAGTCTTCCTGAAGTGCAAATCCTGCCACCAGATCGGCGAGGGCGCCAAGAACGCCGTCGGGCCGGAGCTGAACGGCCTGTTCGGGCGCAAGACCGGCTCGGTGCCGGGCTACAACTATTCGGCCGCCAACAAGAATTCGGGCATCGTCTGGGACGAGACGATCTTCCGCGAATACATCCAGAATCCCAAGGGCAAGATCCCCGGCACCAAGATGACTTTCCCGGGGCTCAAGAACCCGAAGGATATCGACAACATCGTCGCCTATCTCAAGCAGTTCGGTCCGGACGGCAAGAAGATGTAGGCGCGGGGGACAGGGGCGCTCGCGCCCGTCGTCGTGGCAGGGATGAAAAGGCATGCCGATCGCGATAGTCCTGGGTCTGGTGGTCGTCGGCTCGGTGCTGTTTCACTTCGTGAGCCCGTGGTGGTTTACGCCCATCGCCTCGAACTGGGGCTATATCGACGACACCATCAACATCACCTTCTGGATCACCGGTGCGGTCTTCGCCGCCGTCGTGCTGTTCATGGCCTATTGCCTGCTGCGCTTCCGGCACAAGCCCGGAAGCCGCGCCGCCTACGAGCCGGAGAACCGCCGGCTCGAAAGCTGGCTGGCGATCGGCACCGCGGTCGGCGTCGCCGCGATGCTGGCGCCGGGGCTGGTCGTCTGGGCGCATTTCATCCGCGTGCCGGCCGGCGCCACCTCGGTCGAGGTGGTGGGCCAGCAATGGCAATGGGCCTACCGGCTCCCCGGCAAGGACGGCAAGCTCGGCGCGGCCGATACGCGCGAGGTCAACGACACCAATCCGCTCGGCATCGATCCGAATGACCCGAACGGCCGCGACGACGTCATCGTGCAGGGCGGCGAACTGCATCTGCCGGTCGGCAAGCCGGTGGCGCTGCTGCTGCGCTCGCTCGACGTCGTGCATGATTTCTTCGTGCCGGAGTTCCGCGCCAAGATGGACATGATCCCGGGCTCGGTCACCTATTACTGGCTGACGCCGACCCGTACCGGCAGTTTCGAGGTGCTGTGCGCCGAACTTTGCGGCGTCGGCCATCCCTATATGCGCGGCACGGTCGTGGTCGAGGCGGAGGCCGACTACCAGGCCTGGCTCGCGCAGCAGCAGACCTTCGAACAGATGCGGGCGCCGGCCCAGACTGGCGCCCTGAACTAGAGGATTCTTCCGGCGGCCGGACGGTCGGCGCAGGCAGGGACGAGGCAAGCTAGGCCGGGACGGCGCGCGGCGCCGCCCCGCAACGCAGCGGGTGGCGGCTCATGGTCGATGTCACGCATGGCGGATCCATATCGGACGGAACGGCTTCCGGCGCGGCGCCGGCCTTCGAGATCGGCGAGCCGGATCTCTACCACCCCAGGAGCTGGGTGACGAAATACGTCTTCTCGCAGGACGCCAAGGTCATCGCCATCCAGTACGGGCTGACGGCGATGGCGATCGGCCTCGTGGCGCTGGTGCTGTCCTGGCTGATGCGGATGCAACTCGCCTTTCCCGGGCTGCTCCCCTTCATCGACGCCGACCATTACTACCAGTTCATCACCATGCACGGCATGATCATGGTGGTGTACCTGCTGACCGCGCTCTTCCTCGGCGGCTTCGGCAACTACCTGATCCCGCTGATGCTCGGCGCGCGGGACATGATGTTTCCCTATCTCAACATGCTGAGCTACTGGATCTATCTCGCCGCCGTGCTGCTGCTGGCCGCGGGCTTCTTCGTGCCGGGCGGGCCGACCGGCGCGGGCTGGACGCTCTATCCGCCGCAGGCGATCCTTGCCAACACGCCAGGCCAGTCCTGGGG
The sequence above is drawn from the Kaistia defluvii genome and encodes:
- a CDS encoding DUF2946 family protein, producing the protein MKLRLRQGLSAEVTLFVAFMLVIQLLFSGLSLGARAATLDSGALSHVLCTSEGRTVAAGSSTDDAPIAHAIDCCTFGCSMVGGAVPTAPDESAALTNRLRFVTKPAPASPRLVAHVERKPQNPRAPPGQV
- a CDS encoding YcnI family copper-binding membrane protein, translating into MFVHRFSTRLSTLVSAAALVALGASAASAHITLETQQAPVASTYKAVFRVGHGCEGKPTIKVRVRIPDGVIAVKPQPKAGWAIEKVKGSYDKAYDYYGTPTTEGVKEIVWSGGSLPDDEYDEFVLRAYLTGDLKADTTLYFPVVQECPDGAVERWIEIPAPGKSADDYEQPAPGVTLLPKK
- a CDS encoding copper resistance CopC/CopD family protein → MVTIATGWTRVLLAALVLVAGLLAAGEALAHASLIRASPIDGSVVATAPPAFSLTFSEPTSPLSLKLVRPDGSTVALDGFTLRDATVDIPAPAGLGNGTHVLSWRVVSEDGHPIGGSAVFSIGAPSAGGSKAAVEAIDVPVRGAVWLGKLVTYAGLYLGVGGAFFVSLAGGGGRSRRFCAGWILAGLVAVPLSLGFQGLDALGPPIGSILQPVVWKTGFGTSLGTLACLALAALIAAFAALFTGGVLAKILSFAALALTGVALASSGHASAAHPGWLTRPAVFLHGVGIAFWAGALFPLALALASPAPEAATALRRFSKLAPWFVLPLVGAGLLLALVQVRVPEALWTTNYGLVLLAKLALLIPLFGLALFNRLRLTEPAGKGDARAIAQLRRSIAAELLLVVVIFAVAALWRFTPPPRALAEAAAAPAAIHIHAAQAMADLEIAPGRAGVTSATISVMTGDFGPLDAQGVTLVLSNPDAGIEAIRREAKKPGDGTWRIDDLTLPVAGRWHARIDILVSDFELVKLEDVIEIRP
- a CDS encoding NIPSNAP family protein gives rise to the protein MIYELRVYSCLPGRMAALQNRFQNHTLRIWEKHGIRQAGFWTTLIGPANNDLTYMIAWDSLADREARWNAFMADPEWIAARADSEKDGLIVANVASSFLQPTAFSSVR
- a CDS encoding c-type cytochrome, encoding MIFRRCAAWLGAGAILVLLPVAALADGEPALGEKVFLKCKSCHQIGEGAKNAVGPELNGLFGRKTGSVPGYNYSAANKNSGIVWDETIFREYIQNPKGKIPGTKMTFPGLKNPKDIDNIVAYLKQFGPDGKKM
- a CDS encoding cytochrome c oxidase subunit II; protein product: MPIAIVLGLVVVGSVLFHFVSPWWFTPIASNWGYIDDTINITFWITGAVFAAVVLFMAYCLLRFRHKPGSRAAYEPENRRLESWLAIGTAVGVAAMLAPGLVVWAHFIRVPAGATSVEVVGQQWQWAYRLPGKDGKLGAADTREVNDTNPLGIDPNDPNGRDDVIVQGGELHLPVGKPVALLLRSLDVVHDFFVPEFRAKMDMIPGSVTYYWLTPTRTGSFEVLCAELCGVGHPYMRGTVVVEAEADYQAWLAQQQTFEQMRAPAQTGALN